In Pseudoxanthobacter soli DSM 19599, the following are encoded in one genomic region:
- a CDS encoding ABC transporter permease, whose protein sequence is MTAVTQTAPLTHEREFNISWVDAGPFLALAALLLIGFIINPDFLSVTNLSNVITRSAFIAIIAVGATFVISSGGLDLSVGSMAAFITGVTIMFMNMMAPDFGTWSIPAGMAFALVVGLACGLVNGAIVTVGKIEPFIATLGTMGIFRALITYMSDGGTIPIDRSLRDAYRPVYFGTVAGIPIPILISLAVAAIGAVVLYKMKYGRRCAATGANEDVARYSGISVVRTRTIAYVIQGACVAIAAICYVPRLGAATPTTGQLWELQVITAVVIGGTTLRGGKGRIWGTVAGAVILELIANLMVLSDFVSEYLVAAVQGVIIIIAMLIQRFSK, encoded by the coding sequence ATGACGGCCGTCACGCAGACCGCCCCGCTGACGCACGAGAGGGAGTTCAATATCTCCTGGGTCGATGCCGGGCCCTTCCTCGCGCTCGCGGCGCTGCTTTTGATCGGCTTCATCATCAATCCCGACTTCCTGTCGGTGACCAATCTCAGCAACGTCATCACGCGCAGCGCGTTCATCGCCATCATCGCCGTCGGCGCCACCTTCGTGATCTCCTCCGGCGGGCTCGATCTTTCGGTCGGCTCGATGGCGGCCTTCATCACCGGCGTCACCATCATGTTCATGAACATGATGGCGCCGGATTTCGGCACCTGGTCGATCCCCGCGGGCATGGCGTTCGCGCTCGTCGTGGGGCTCGCCTGCGGCCTCGTCAACGGCGCGATCGTGACGGTCGGCAAGATCGAGCCGTTCATCGCCACGCTCGGCACCATGGGCATCTTCCGCGCGCTGATCACCTACATGTCCGACGGCGGCACGATCCCGATCGATCGCAGCCTGCGCGACGCCTACCGGCCGGTCTATTTCGGCACCGTCGCGGGCATCCCGATCCCGATCCTGATCTCGCTTGCCGTTGCCGCGATCGGCGCCGTCGTCCTCTACAAGATGAAGTACGGCCGCCGCTGCGCCGCCACCGGCGCCAACGAGGACGTCGCGCGCTATTCCGGCATCTCGGTGGTCCGCACCCGCACCATCGCCTACGTGATCCAGGGCGCCTGCGTCGCGATCGCCGCGATCTGCTACGTGCCCCGGCTCGGCGCCGCGACGCCCACCACCGGGCAGCTCTGGGAACTTCAGGTCATCACCGCGGTCGTGATCGGCGGAACCACTCTGCGCGGCGGCAAGGGCCGCATCTGGGGCACCGTCGCCGGCGCCGTCATCCTCGAACTCATCGCGAACCTGATGGTCCTCTCGGACTTCGTCTCCGAGTACCTCGTGGCCGCCGTGCAGGGCGTCATCATCATCATCGCGATGCTCATCCAGAGGTTCTCGAAATAG
- a CDS encoding ABC transporter permease, with product MAFRLPRVGTAQVVGLAVILAINWMVSPQFFDLRMQDGRLFGSLIDVLNRGAPVALLSLGMVLVIAMRGIDLSVGAVMAIAGAVAASLADSHALPVAVGAALGVGILCGLWNGFLVAILGIQPIVATLILMVAGRGIAQLITEGRIVTFSSPALAWFGGGAVLGVPVPVVLTLAMLGLTLLAVRGSALGLMIEATGGNPRASRLAGIGTRLITVSVYVWCSLCASLAGVIAAADILGADANNAGLWLELDAILAVVIGGTSLFGGRFSIVLALVGALIIQAMNTGILLSGFPPETNLIVKAVVVLVVLLAQSPRIAGLGVLFARRSPERRP from the coding sequence ATGGCCTTTCGTCTTCCTCGCGTCGGCACGGCTCAAGTCGTCGGCCTCGCCGTGATCCTCGCGATCAACTGGATGGTGTCGCCGCAGTTCTTCGACCTGCGGATGCAGGACGGCCGCCTGTTCGGCAGCCTGATCGACGTGCTGAACCGCGGTGCCCCGGTCGCGCTGCTTTCGCTCGGCATGGTGCTCGTGATCGCCATGCGCGGCATCGACCTGTCGGTCGGCGCGGTCATGGCCATCGCCGGCGCGGTCGCCGCGAGCCTCGCCGACAGCCATGCGCTGCCGGTCGCGGTCGGTGCGGCACTCGGCGTCGGGATCCTGTGCGGTCTCTGGAACGGCTTCCTTGTCGCCATCCTCGGCATCCAGCCGATCGTCGCGACCCTGATCCTCATGGTCGCCGGCCGGGGCATCGCCCAGCTCATCACCGAGGGACGCATCGTCACCTTCTCCTCGCCGGCCCTCGCCTGGTTCGGCGGCGGCGCGGTGCTGGGGGTGCCGGTGCCGGTTGTCCTCACGCTCGCCATGCTGGGGCTGACGCTGCTCGCGGTGCGCGGCAGCGCGCTCGGACTGATGATCGAGGCGACCGGCGGCAACCCGCGCGCCAGCCGGCTCGCCGGCATCGGCACCCGGCTGATCACCGTTTCCGTCTATGTCTGGTGCAGCCTGTGCGCGTCGCTCGCCGGCGTCATCGCCGCCGCCGACATCCTCGGCGCGGACGCGAACAATGCCGGGCTCTGGCTCGAGCTCGACGCCATCCTCGCGGTCGTCATCGGCGGAACGTCGCTGTTCGGCGGCCGCTTCAGCATCGTCCTGGCGCTGGTCGGCGCGCTCATCATCCAGGCGATGAACACCGGCATCCTGCTGTCGGGCTTCCCGCCGGAAACCAACCTCATCGTCAAGGCCGTCGTCGTGCTGGTGGTGCTGCTCGCCCAGTCGCCGCGCATCGCCGGCCTCGGCGTCCTGTTCGCCAGACGCAGCCCGGAGCGCCGGCCATGA
- a CDS encoding DJ-1/PfpI family protein encodes MQGKKILMLTGEFTEEYEIFVYQQAMEAVGHTVHVVCPDKNAGDLIKTSLHDFEGDQTYTEKLGHFALINKTFSEAEKQLDQYHAVYCAGGRGPEYIRTDKRVQAIVRHFHETGKPIFTICHGVQILIAVDGVVRGKKVGALGACEPEVTLAGGTYIDLSPTEAYVDGTMVSAKGWTALAAFIRECLKVLGTEIRHT; translated from the coding sequence TTGCAGGGCAAGAAGATACTGATGCTGACCGGTGAGTTCACCGAAGAATACGAGATCTTCGTCTATCAGCAGGCGATGGAAGCGGTGGGGCATACCGTTCACGTCGTGTGCCCGGACAAGAATGCCGGAGACCTGATCAAGACCTCGCTGCACGATTTCGAGGGTGATCAGACTTACACCGAGAAGCTCGGCCATTTCGCGCTGATCAACAAGACGTTCTCGGAAGCCGAGAAGCAGCTCGACCAGTACCACGCGGTCTACTGCGCCGGCGGACGCGGGCCGGAATATATCCGCACCGACAAGCGCGTGCAGGCGATCGTCCGTCACTTCCACGAGACCGGCAAGCCGATCTTCACCATCTGCCACGGCGTGCAGATCCTGATCGCCGTCGACGGCGTGGTCCGGGGCAAGAAGGTCGGCGCCCTCGGGGCGTGCGAGCCGGAAGTCACGCTGGCGGGCGGCACCTATATCGACCTGTCGCCGACGGAGGCCTATGTCGACGGCACCATGGTCTCGGCCAAGGGCTGGACCGCGCTCGCGGCCTTCATCCGCGAATGCCTGAAGGTGCTCGGCACCGAGATCCGCCACACCTGA
- a CDS encoding FadR/GntR family transcriptional regulator: MTADVLVIPTRRANSNHAEVARSVGRDIIGGRFAEGAKLPGDSDLTARFGVSRPVLREAVKTLVAKGLLSTKARVGTVVRERAAWNMFDPDVLAWHLDAGIDKRFLRDLAEIRLAVEPRAAALAAERRSEADLAIMRQAVERMKTESGTARAFAESDLAFHLAVASASGNAFMRSIGAVIEVALRASFALSAPDDDLEHDVVVIAHERIVEAIAAGSGEEAAAAMTNVIFNGLRRQGATDRPGALAAAGAEIAARP; this comes from the coding sequence GTGACGGCCGATGTCCTTGTCATTCCAACCCGGCGGGCAAACTCCAATCATGCGGAGGTCGCCCGCTCCGTCGGCAGGGACATCATCGGCGGCCGCTTCGCTGAGGGCGCCAAGCTTCCCGGGGATTCCGATCTGACGGCGCGGTTCGGCGTCTCGCGGCCCGTGCTGCGCGAGGCCGTCAAGACGCTGGTCGCCAAGGGACTTCTCTCCACCAAGGCGCGCGTGGGTACGGTGGTGCGCGAGCGCGCGGCCTGGAACATGTTCGATCCGGACGTGCTGGCCTGGCACCTCGACGCGGGCATCGACAAGCGCTTTCTGCGGGACCTGGCCGAAATCCGCCTCGCGGTCGAGCCGCGCGCCGCGGCCCTGGCGGCGGAACGGCGCTCGGAGGCCGATCTCGCCATCATGCGGCAGGCGGTCGAGCGCATGAAGACGGAGTCGGGAACGGCGAGGGCTTTCGCGGAATCCGACCTCGCCTTCCACCTCGCGGTGGCGAGCGCCTCCGGCAACGCCTTCATGCGGTCGATCGGGGCGGTGATCGAGGTGGCGCTGCGCGCTTCGTTCGCGCTCAGCGCACCGGACGACGACCTTGAGCACGATGTTGTCGTGATCGCCCACGAGCGCATCGTCGAGGCCATTGCCGCCGGCAGCGGCGAAGAGGCCGCCGCCGCGATGACGAACGTGATCTTCAACGGCCTGCGGCGGCAAGGCGCCACCGACCGGCCGGGCGCTCTGGCGGCAGCGGGTGCCGAGATCGCGGCCCGGCCCTGA
- a CDS encoding sugar ABC transporter ATP-binding protein: MPGDERRISANVVLRAEGLSKQFGPVTVLSDVTLDIVAGEIHAIIGENGAGKSTLMRLLAGYADPTAGDLFLDGAPVRFANPHQAQDAGIVLVHQEILLADGLTVAENLFLGRELTRNGIVDDRTMKRIAAAKLAELGCRISPNALVRDIALADRQLVQIARALLDARRLVIFDEPTAVLTDEEVHRLLDIILLLKEQGIAVLYISHRLEEVQRLADKVTVLRDGRMVGTYPGQTLSQMEMAHLMVGRELAALYPPKKAVPSGEPILAVRNATVAGFAEDVSFSVRRGEILGFAGMIGAGRTELFEGLIGLRHAVGEVELNGKPIAIRSQQQAIAAGIGYLTEDRKGKGLLLQERLAPNLTLSALRTFHPGLYLRSRREAAALDEAVSSYDIRLKSLKVRAGQLSGGNQQKLLLAKVLLTDPSVVIIDEPTRGIDIANKAQIYAFIQDLVAEGRACIVISSEMQELIGICDRIIVMRRGRVSGEVSGDEMTENNIAFLATSDAAAEPAAWQPERSLQGGR; the protein is encoded by the coding sequence GTGCCAGGGGACGAGAGACGCATATCGGCGAACGTCGTGCTGCGCGCGGAGGGACTCTCCAAGCAATTCGGGCCGGTGACCGTCCTTTCCGACGTCACGCTCGACATCGTGGCCGGCGAGATCCACGCGATCATCGGTGAAAACGGCGCCGGCAAGTCGACGCTGATGCGCCTGCTCGCCGGCTATGCCGACCCGACCGCCGGCGACCTCTTTCTCGACGGCGCGCCGGTCCGCTTCGCCAACCCGCATCAGGCGCAGGACGCCGGCATCGTCCTCGTTCACCAGGAAATTCTGCTCGCTGACGGACTGACCGTCGCCGAGAACCTGTTCCTCGGCCGCGAACTCACGCGCAACGGCATCGTCGACGACCGCACGATGAAGCGGATCGCCGCCGCCAAGCTCGCCGAACTCGGATGCCGCATCTCGCCGAACGCGCTGGTGCGGGACATCGCGCTCGCCGACCGCCAGCTCGTGCAGATCGCCCGCGCGCTGCTCGATGCCCGCCGGCTCGTGATCTTCGACGAGCCGACCGCGGTGCTGACGGACGAGGAGGTTCACCGGCTCCTCGACATCATCCTGCTCCTCAAGGAACAGGGCATCGCGGTCCTTTATATCAGCCACCGCCTGGAGGAAGTGCAGCGGCTCGCCGACAAGGTGACGGTGCTGCGCGACGGCCGGATGGTCGGCACCTATCCCGGCCAGACGCTGAGCCAGATGGAGATGGCGCACCTGATGGTGGGGCGCGAACTCGCCGCGCTCTACCCGCCGAAGAAGGCGGTTCCGAGCGGTGAGCCGATCCTCGCCGTCCGCAACGCCACCGTCGCGGGCTTTGCCGAGGATGTATCCTTCTCGGTGCGCCGGGGCGAGATCCTCGGCTTCGCGGGGATGATCGGTGCCGGGCGGACGGAACTGTTCGAGGGGCTGATCGGGCTTCGGCACGCCGTCGGCGAAGTCGAGCTGAACGGCAAGCCGATCGCCATCCGGTCGCAGCAGCAGGCGATCGCCGCCGGCATCGGCTACCTCACCGAAGACCGGAAGGGAAAGGGGCTGCTGCTGCAGGAACGGCTGGCGCCGAACCTCACGCTGTCGGCGCTGCGCACCTTCCATCCCGGGCTCTATCTGCGCAGCCGGCGAGAGGCCGCCGCGCTCGATGAGGCGGTTTCATCCTATGACATCCGCCTCAAGAGCCTGAAGGTCCGCGCCGGCCAGCTTTCGGGCGGCAACCAGCAGAAGCTGCTGCTCGCCAAGGTGCTCCTGACGGACCCGTCGGTCGTGATCATCGACGAGCCGACGCGCGGCATCGATATCGCCAACAAGGCCCAGATCTACGCCTTCATCCAGGACCTCGTCGCGGAAGGGCGCGCCTGCATCGTCATCTCGTCGGAGATGCAGGAGCTCATCGGCATCTGCGACCGGATCATCGTGATGCGGCGTGGCCGCGTCAGCGGCGAGGTCTCCGGAGACGAGATGACTGAAAACAACATCGCGTTCCTTGCCACCAGCGACGCGGCCGCAGAGCCGGCGGCGTGGCAGCCCGAGCGCAGCCTTCAGGGAGGAAGATAA
- the yjfF gene encoding galactofuranose ABC transporter, permease protein YjfF, with protein MTRQFSRLVPVLATTLVFLVGFALCSLTFHNFATPRVVMNLLTDNAFLGIVAVGMTFVIISGGIDLSVGSVIGFTTVFLAVVIEQHGVPPLAAFVMILVICALFGALMGATIEYFALPPFIVTLAGMFMARGASFLLSTDSIPINAELYTTLADHAIRLGGGARLTVPAMIMLAVVAGGMVLLHFTRFGANVYALGGSRTSAALMGISVPRTTVLIYTLSSTLAGLAGIVFSLYTSSGYSLSAVGVELDAIAAVVIGGTLLSGGYGFVFGTFIGVLIQGLIQTYISFDGTLSSWWAKIATGLLLFAFIGFQQAALGLARRRRPATAGVS; from the coding sequence ATGACCCGCCAGTTCAGCCGTCTCGTTCCGGTGCTCGCCACGACCCTGGTGTTCCTGGTCGGATTCGCCCTCTGCTCGCTCACGTTCCACAACTTCGCGACGCCGCGGGTGGTGATGAACCTGCTGACCGACAACGCCTTCCTCGGCATCGTCGCCGTCGGCATGACCTTCGTCATCATCTCCGGTGGCATCGACCTCTCGGTCGGCTCGGTGATCGGGTTCACCACCGTGTTCCTCGCCGTCGTCATCGAGCAGCACGGCGTGCCGCCGCTCGCGGCCTTCGTGATGATCCTCGTCATCTGTGCCCTGTTCGGCGCGCTGATGGGGGCGACGATCGAATATTTCGCGCTGCCGCCGTTCATCGTCACGCTCGCCGGCATGTTCATGGCGCGGGGCGCGAGCTTCCTGCTCTCGACCGATTCCATCCCGATCAACGCCGAGCTCTACACGACGCTGGCGGACCATGCGATCCGCCTTGGCGGCGGCGCGCGGCTCACGGTGCCGGCGATGATCATGCTCGCCGTCGTCGCCGGTGGGATGGTGCTGCTCCACTTCACCCGCTTCGGGGCCAACGTCTACGCGCTCGGCGGCAGCCGCACCTCAGCCGCCCTGATGGGCATCAGCGTCCCCCGCACGACCGTGCTGATCTACACCCTCTCCAGCACGCTGGCCGGACTTGCCGGCATCGTGTTCTCGCTCTACACCTCAAGCGGTTATTCGTTGTCCGCCGTGGGGGTGGAGCTGGATGCCATCGCCGCCGTCGTCATCGGCGGCACGTTGCTGTCGGGCGGGTACGGTTTTGTCTTCGGCACCTTCATCGGGGTGCTCATCCAGGGCCTTATCCAGACCTACATCAGCTTCGACGGCACGCTGTCGAGCTGGTGGGCCAAGATCGCAACCGGGCTTCTTCTGTTCGCCTTCATCGGATTCCAGCAGGCGGCGCTCGGCCTCGCACGCCGCAGGCGCCCTGCCACAGCGGGGGTATCCTGA
- a CDS encoding substrate-binding domain-containing protein, with product MQKKTWIAAAALGAMLVTGQAWAADKKVVAVSIPAADHGWTAGVVYHAQAAAKELNAAFPDIDVVVKTSPSASAQVSALEDLSASRKLDALVILPYTSEELTAPVKAVKDAGTFITVVDRGLNDPSIQDLYVAGDNIAVGRNTAKFLVEKLGGKGNLVVLRGIPTVIDDERIEGFQDGIKGSDLKILDIQYANWNSDDAFKLMQDYLAKYPQIDAVWANDDDMLLGVLEAIKQSGRTDIKFALGGNGMKEIIKKVIDGDAMTPVETPYPPSMIKTAVYLTVAHLVGHAPARGTVKLDAPLITKENAQEYYFPDSPF from the coding sequence ATGCAAAAGAAGACATGGATTGCCGCCGCAGCGCTCGGCGCGATGCTGGTGACCGGGCAGGCCTGGGCCGCTGACAAGAAGGTGGTGGCGGTGTCGATCCCCGCCGCCGACCACGGCTGGACCGCGGGCGTGGTCTATCACGCCCAGGCCGCCGCGAAGGAACTCAACGCGGCGTTCCCGGACATCGACGTGGTCGTGAAGACCTCTCCGTCCGCCTCCGCCCAGGTCAGCGCGCTGGAGGACCTCTCGGCGAGCCGCAAGCTCGACGCCCTCGTGATCCTGCCCTACACCTCCGAGGAGCTGACCGCCCCCGTGAAGGCGGTCAAGGATGCCGGCACCTTCATCACCGTCGTTGACCGCGGCCTGAACGACCCGAGCATCCAGGACCTCTATGTGGCCGGCGACAACATCGCGGTCGGCCGCAACACCGCGAAGTTCCTGGTGGAGAAACTCGGCGGCAAGGGCAACCTCGTCGTGCTGCGCGGCATTCCGACCGTGATCGACGACGAGCGCATCGAGGGCTTCCAGGACGGCATCAAGGGATCGGATCTCAAGATCCTCGACATCCAGTACGCCAACTGGAACAGCGACGACGCCTTCAAGCTGATGCAGGACTATCTCGCCAAGTATCCGCAGATCGATGCGGTGTGGGCGAACGACGACGACATGCTGCTCGGCGTGCTCGAGGCGATCAAGCAGTCCGGCCGCACCGACATCAAGTTCGCGCTCGGCGGCAACGGCATGAAGGAGATCATCAAGAAGGTCATCGACGGCGACGCGATGACGCCCGTCGAGACGCCCTATCCGCCCTCGATGATCAAGACGGCGGTTTACCTGACCGTCGCGCATCTCGTCGGCCACGCGCCCGCTCGCGGAACCGTGAAGCTCGACGCGCCGCTGATCACCAAGGAAAACGCCCAGGAATATTACTTCCCGGACTCTCCGTTCTGA
- a CDS encoding GntR family transcriptional regulator — protein MLSSKLTDAPQGGTPIHRANSLSDDVYEAIFAQLMSLKIPPGARITVDTLVKEFNVSQTPIREALGRLEGEGLVVKTHLVGYRAAPQITRQRFAELYELRLLLEPDAAAKAAVSITDERLAILREAAGVMSRRDGKDERLHYSTFARHDAEFHDKIMDFAGNQLIRETIGFQHTHFHIFRLMFHWRVTEEALDEHQALLDAFAAGDADAASRAMRAHIEHSRDRLLPAFD, from the coding sequence ATGCTTTCGTCGAAACTCACGGACGCCCCTCAGGGCGGCACCCCCATCCACCGGGCCAACAGCCTGTCGGACGATGTCTACGAGGCGATCTTCGCGCAGCTGATGTCGCTCAAGATCCCGCCGGGCGCGCGGATCACGGTCGACACGCTGGTGAAGGAATTCAACGTCTCGCAGACGCCGATCCGCGAAGCGCTGGGCCGTCTGGAGGGTGAAGGGCTCGTCGTGAAGACGCATCTCGTCGGCTATCGCGCCGCGCCGCAGATCACGCGGCAGCGCTTCGCCGAACTCTACGAACTGCGCCTGCTGCTGGAGCCGGACGCCGCGGCGAAGGCGGCGGTTTCGATCACGGACGAACGGCTGGCGATCCTGCGCGAGGCCGCCGGCGTGATGAGCCGCCGCGACGGCAAGGACGAGCGGCTGCACTACTCGACCTTCGCGCGCCACGATGCCGAATTCCACGACAAGATCATGGATTTTGCGGGCAACCAGCTGATCCGCGAGACCATCGGGTTCCAGCACACCCACTTCCACATCTTCAGGCTGATGTTCCACTGGCGGGTGACGGAAGAAGCCCTGGACGAGCATCAGGCCCTTCTCGACGCCTTCGCCGCAGGCGATGCCGATGCCGCCTCGCGGGCGATGCGGGCGCACATCGAGCATTCGCGCGACCGGCTGCTGCCGGCATTCGACTGA
- a CDS encoding iron-containing alcohol dehydrogenase, with translation MTLFAALRLPREILFGTGQRHALPAVASRIGRRALICTDERFAGTATFAEIRAGLHAAGIEVFVHDRVLPDVPRDSVAVAVEEARPFAPDMVIGIGGGSCLDVAKCASLLLAHGGALQDYYGEFKVPGPVLPVIAVPTTAGTGSEVTPVAVISDSDRVLKVGISSPHLIAAAAICDPDLTLSCPPGLTAIAGADALTHAIEAYTAVRRDGGPDLAQRHVFVGKSALTDHFALLAIRLLGRSLEKACRDGSDAAARADVMMGALAAGCAFGTAGTAAAHAIQYPAGALTHTAHGLGVATMLPYVMSYNRAAAATEIAEVGAALGLEAGGRDTGALAEATIGEVSRLFAAIGITPTLAALGLPADKLDWTAEQALGIDRLIKNNPRPFDLAAMRRLIQAAFDGDLAAAAL, from the coding sequence ATGACCTTGTTCGCCGCCTTGAGGCTGCCGCGCGAAATTCTCTTCGGCACCGGCCAACGCCATGCCCTGCCGGCAGTCGCGAGCCGGATCGGCAGGCGGGCGCTGATCTGCACCGACGAGCGGTTCGCCGGAACGGCAACCTTCGCGGAGATCCGGGCGGGCTTGCATGCGGCCGGCATCGAGGTGTTCGTCCACGACCGCGTCCTGCCCGACGTGCCGCGCGACAGCGTCGCAGTCGCCGTCGAAGAGGCCCGTCCGTTCGCACCGGACATGGTGATCGGCATCGGCGGCGGAAGCTGTCTCGACGTGGCGAAGTGTGCCTCGCTGCTGCTCGCCCACGGCGGCGCGCTCCAGGACTATTACGGCGAGTTCAAGGTGCCCGGCCCCGTGCTTCCGGTGATCGCGGTGCCGACGACGGCCGGCACCGGGTCGGAAGTGACCCCGGTCGCCGTGATCTCGGATTCCGACCGGGTGCTGAAGGTCGGCATTTCGAGCCCGCACCTCATCGCCGCCGCCGCGATCTGCGATCCTGACCTGACACTGTCCTGTCCGCCCGGCCTGACCGCCATCGCCGGCGCCGACGCGCTGACCCATGCCATCGAGGCCTATACGGCCGTGCGACGCGACGGCGGCCCCGACCTTGCCCAGCGGCACGTCTTCGTCGGCAAGAGCGCATTGACCGACCATTTCGCGCTCCTGGCCATCCGGCTTCTTGGCCGCAGCCTGGAAAAGGCCTGCCGCGACGGATCCGACGCGGCCGCGCGTGCCGACGTGATGATGGGTGCCCTTGCGGCGGGCTGCGCGTTCGGCACGGCCGGCACGGCGGCCGCGCACGCGATCCAGTACCCGGCGGGCGCGCTGACCCACACCGCCCACGGACTCGGCGTCGCGACCATGCTGCCCTATGTCATGAGCTACAACCGCGCGGCGGCGGCCACGGAGATCGCGGAGGTCGGCGCCGCCCTGGGGCTCGAAGCCGGCGGACGCGATACCGGCGCCCTCGCCGAGGCCACGATCGGCGAGGTCAGCCGCCTGTTCGCGGCCATCGGCATCACGCCGACCCTGGCGGCGCTCGGGCTTCCCGCCGACAAGCTCGACTGGACGGCGGAACAGGCGCTCGGCATCGACCGACTGATCAAGAACAATCCGCGTCCGTTCGACCTTGCCGCCATGCGCCGCCTCATCCAGGCGGCGTTCGACGGCGATCTCGCGGCCGCCGCCCTCTGA
- a CDS encoding Ldh family oxidoreductase, producing the protein MNVTERASLDLGTELLEARGAPKAAARLQAGVLVEAELKGHPSHGLQRLPRLLARIERGLADPRAEGRGHWRAEALYEVDGENGLGPVVAMAALARLDERVAASGLALAAIRNSNHLGMLAYYVEQVAAAGRIGVAISSSEALVHPFGGTRAMLGTNPIAIAVPTGARPLVVDLATSVVSMGKIHHYAATGRPIPDGWARDADGLPTTDAASASHGAIAPFGEAKGYGLGIALELLVSAIAGSPPAPEVRGTLDADSVCNKGDILLVIEPSAAPGVAAGLAAYLDAVRASPAADPACPVRIPGDDASRRRARACEDGFEIDSRLWGELNALRIRAPSHLEG; encoded by the coding sequence GTGAACGTCACCGAACGAGCCTCGCTCGATCTCGGCACCGAGCTTCTGGAGGCGCGCGGCGCCCCTAAGGCGGCTGCGCGCCTCCAGGCCGGCGTGCTGGTCGAGGCCGAGTTGAAGGGGCATCCGTCCCACGGGCTGCAGCGGCTTCCCCGCCTTCTCGCGCGCATCGAGCGCGGCCTTGCCGATCCGCGCGCGGAAGGTCGTGGGCATTGGCGGGCCGAGGCGCTTTATGAGGTCGATGGCGAGAACGGGCTCGGGCCGGTGGTGGCGATGGCTGCGCTTGCCCGCCTCGACGAGCGCGTGGCGGCGTCCGGGCTCGCGCTGGCGGCCATCCGCAACAGCAACCACCTCGGAATGCTCGCCTATTATGTCGAGCAGGTCGCGGCGGCCGGCCGCATCGGCGTGGCGATCTCGTCGAGCGAGGCGCTGGTGCATCCCTTTGGCGGCACGCGGGCGATGCTCGGCACTAATCCGATCGCCATCGCGGTGCCCACGGGCGCCCGCCCCCTCGTGGTGGATCTCGCGACCAGCGTGGTCTCGATGGGCAAGATCCATCACTACGCCGCGACCGGCCGGCCGATTCCCGATGGCTGGGCGCGGGACGCCGACGGCCTTCCAACCACGGACGCGGCCAGTGCGAGCCACGGTGCGATCGCCCCGTTCGGAGAAGCGAAGGGCTACGGCCTCGGCATTGCGCTCGAACTTCTCGTTTCGGCGATCGCCGGTTCGCCGCCGGCGCCGGAGGTGCGCGGTACTCTCGACGCGGATTCGGTTTGCAATAAGGGCGACATCCTGCTCGTGATCGAACCATCGGCTGCGCCGGGCGTCGCCGCCGGTCTTGCCGCCTATCTCGATGCCGTGCGGGCCTCCCCGGCGGCCGATCCGGCCTGTCCGGTCCGCATTCCCGGCGACGATGCCTCAAGACGGCGTGCCCGTGCATGCGAAGACGGGTTCGAGATCGATTCCCGCCTCTGGGGCGAACTCAACGCCCTCCGCATCCGGGCCCCGTCCCATCTCGAAGGATAA